The genomic window ATTATGAGTCCGATTTTGAAAGGGGAGGGAATCGAATTGATTAATGAAATTAATAGTTCCCGTTCTATTTTAATAGATAAAAACCAGATGGAACAGGTGCTTATAAACTTGATTACAAATAGTATTCATGCTTTAAAAGAGAAAACGGAAAAGAAATTAATATTGTCCAGTTATACCGAAAACAATCGTTTTTTTATTGTAATTTCTGATAATGGAAGAGGAGTAGATCCTGAAATTCGAGACAAAGTTTTTCTTCCATTTTTCACAACCAGAAAAGATGGGGCAGGAATTGGTTTAACGCTTTCTAAAAATATCATCGAAGCACACGGCGGTTATTTAAGCTATCAAACAGATGCTGAAAAAACCGATTTTGTTATTTGCTTGATCTGATTTTTCTTGAACCATATAAGTGATATGAGTTCATTTAAACGTTGCGTATAAATTTTACGCAAAGTTATTGGTATTTAATCGCGCAAAGACGCAGAGTCGCAAAGGAAAACTTAAAAAGGAAAACTTAAAAAGGAAAACTTAAAAAGGAAAACTTAGCGACTCTGCGTCTTTGCGCGATTAATTCATAAAGTAAAGCAAACTTAAAACGAACTTATGTGGTGAAATTAAAGTTCAACCTCTGGCTTCCAAAAATGTTTTTCGAGATCTATAATTTGGTTATTGACAACTTTAATGCCTTCGTTTTCTAAAAGCTGCTGCATTAAATTAGTGCCGTCAAAATGATGTTTTCCTGTCAAGAGGCCTTTTTGGTTTACTACTCTGTGTGCAGGAATATCGTCCATATTATGGCAGGCATTCATTGCCCAGCCAACCATTCTGGCAGAACGCGCAGCTCCTAAAGCTTTTGCAATTGCACCATAAGAAGTTACTTTTCCGTATGGAATTTGTCTTGCGATTGTATAAACTCTTTCGAAAAAATTTTCCTCAGTCATTATTTGTTTTTTATCGCGTATTAGATTCAAGTTTCACGCAGATTTTGCAGATTTTCGCAGATTGAAATTGAATAAAATTTAATTAATCTGCAGGATAAATTGAAAAAATTATTCACCACAAATTAGAAAAATCATTTTATCCTTTCAATCGGTGGCTATAAAATTATCCGAAATAATAGTTCAGAATATTAAAAAGAGTTACAATAGCAATCAGTCCCGTAATACTTCCGATTATGGTATTCATGTTCCGCATTAAGTAATCGGTTTTCTTTTCAATTCTTCCGAAGAAAGCAATGTAGCTGTATAAAACGGCAAATGAGCCTATAACCGAACCCAGTACAAATGTGAAGATGATATTGTTTTCGAATACAAAAAGATGATACGAAGCCAAAGTGACACTTACTACAACATAATACGGAATTGGAAAAAAGTTTAAACTGGAAAGCAGCATTCCGAGAAAGAAACGACTTTTTTTGCTGCTCTTCTTTATCTTCGATTTTTTCTTGGTTATCGGGTCTTTTGCAATAAACAAAAAGTAAATTGTTAGAATAGAAAAAATAACAAAACCTACTTCGCGCAAAAGCGTTACCACATCTGGGCGGTTGTCAATTACACGAGCAAATAAAACAGCTACGTAAACTTGGAAAAAAATAACCAAAACGGCACCAATAACAAACCAAAAAGCATTCTTTTTTCCTTCTTTCAAGTTTATTTTGGCAGCTGTCATGTTGATTAATCCAGGCGGAATAATCCCAATGGCGGCGGCGATAAAACCTGAAAGTAATGGAGTTAGATATACCATTCAGTTGTTTAAGTGGTTAAAAGTTAGCTTTTGGAAACTAAATTAGTCTTTAATTTTGAAACGAATATACGTAATTGCCTTGTTAATTTCTAAATATTGTTTCTCATAAAATGTCTGGATTGAAGTTACAACTTCTGGGCTTCCTTCATTTTTGTAAACATTATGGTTGGCATATAATACTTCGTGGCCTTCACCATGAAGCAGTCCAAGCGTATATCCGTGCATAAATTCGCTGTCGGTTTTAAGGTTTACGACACCATCTTTTTTGAGGATTTTTTTGTACAATTTCAAGAACTCAGAATTCGTCATTCTGTGTTTCGTTCTTTTGTATTTAATCTGCGGATCTGGGAAAGTAATCCAGATTTCGTCTACCTCATTCTCAGCAAAAATATGATCGATTAATTCGATTTGAGTGCGGACAAAGGCAACATTATGCAGGCCGTCTTCAACAGCAGTTTTAGCACCACGCCAGAAACGAGCACCTTTAATGTCAATTCCGATAAAATTTTTGTCTGGGTATTTTTCTGCTAATCCAACAGAGTATTCACCTTTTCCGCATCCTAATTCTAAGATTAACGGATTATCGTTTTTAAAGAAATCAGAATTCCATTTTCCTTTTAAAGGCATTAAATCGCCAACAACTTCTTCTCTGGTTGGTTGAAAAACGTTTTGAAATGTTTCGTTTTCTCTGAATCTCTTAAGTTTATTTTTACTTCCCACTTTTTACAAAAATTTTCCGCAAAATTAAGGAATATAAACGAATGGATAAGATGTAATTGCGGTTTAAATTTTTTTAGCCACAGATTTTAAGGATTTTTCTACAATCTATGAGAATCTTTAAAATCTGTGGCAAATATTTTTAACCATAGTGAGGTTCTGTAATTGGCTGTGCTTTTGGATCAAGAGATTCATCGTGCTGTGATAAATCCAGTCCGATGTGTTCTGATTCTTCAGAAACCCTTAACGGAATAATGAAATTGGTTACTTTAAACAAGAAATAAGCTCCGAAGAAAGTAAATACAGAAACCAATACCAATGCCATCATGTGATGTCCAAAAACATTCCAGCCTCCGTGAAGTAAACTAGCTTTTTCTCCGTGAGCAAATATTGCTGTTAAAATCATTCCCATAATTCCACCGACACCGTGACACGCAAAAACGTCAAGTGTATCGTCAAATCTTTTTGAATATTTACAGTTTACAGCCGTGTTAGAAACCAAAGCCGTTACAAAACCGAAGAACATACTTTCTGGTACAGAGATATATCCCGCAGCAGGTGTAATGGCAACTAAACCAACAACCGCTCCGATGCAGGCTCCTAAGGCAGAAACTTTTCTTCCGTTCATTCTATCAAAGAAGATCCAAGTTAACATTGCGGCTGCAGATGAGGTTGTAGTAGTTGCAAAAGCCATAGCGGCAGTTCCGTTGGCAGCAAGAGCAGAACCAGCGTTGAATCCGAACCAGCCAAACCATAGCATTCCTGTTCCTAATAATACAAACGGAATATTGGTTGGAATATGCTGGCTGTTTTTTCTTTTTCCTAAAACAATAACACCAGCCAAAGCTGCAAAACCAGAACTCATATGAACTACAGTTCCTCCAGCGAAATCTTTTACTCCAAAATAACTTCCTAAAACTCCAGTTGGATACCAAACGGCGTGACATAAAGGAGCGTATATAAAAATTGTAAATAAACTGATAAAAACTAAATAAGAAATAAAACGAACACGTTCTGCAAACGAACCCGTGATAATTGCCGGACAAATAATCGCAAATTTCATTTGGAACAAGGCAAAAAGCATAAACGGAATCGTACTTGCCAAATTTTTATGAGGCAGAACCCCAACATAATCCATAAAAGCAAAAGTAGTAGGATTGCCGAAAAAGCTGTAAAAATGATCTCCAGAACCAAAACCAACCGGATCTCCAAAAGCGAGGCTAAAAGCTACTACAACCCATAAAAGCGTTACCACACCTAAGCAGATAAAACTTTGAAGCATTGTCGAGATCACATTCTTTTTGCCCACCATTCCGCCGTAAAAGAAAGATAATCCTGGTGTCATGATAAGAACCAGACAGCTTGAAGTAAGCATCCAGGCAACATCAGCAGGTACAATATTGTCTATCGTTCCAAATTCTGATAGCACATAACTATTTTCTGTTACTGTTGGCCAAAATGCACCGATAGTGCAAACGACACTGATCATGATAAAGGAAATAATCCAGCGTTTTTCTATTTTCATTTTTAAAATACTTTGTTAACCCTATTTTTTTTGGGGTCAAAGTTAAAAAAAAATAAAGATTCTTGTTTTTAAGGCTGTTAAAATAGAGGTGTGTGTTTCATTTTGATTGATTTTTTAAAATACGGGTCATTTTTTTGACAGTATCTTATTTTAAAGTTACAAAAAAGCACAGTTTTTATCGAATTTATTAAAATTAATTTCTCAATACGTTTCGTAAAGTGCTATAAAAGTTATGTTTATAATAACAAAAGCCTAAAATGTTTTATTTCTTCTGAAGCTTTGCTATTAAAGCATCTTCAATTGGTGTTTTGATTTTAGTTACAGCATCAACTTCATCATTCGGAATTGTCATGGATAAAACATAGTGCTGAATTTTCCATTCTTTCCCCACTTTTACCAAAACTCCAGAACCGCGGCAGATTTTCATTTGAGTATCCAGCAATTCATCAAACCAAGCTAATTTTCCAGTTTTGTCAAAAAAGATATGACGTTCCAAAGCTTTAAAATTCCAAGTTGTTCCTTTGTCGAAAAAAGGTTTTGCCCAAATTGCAAATTCTTTTTTAGTCCAATTTTCGGTTGCATCCGTTCCAATGTAAATCGCATCATCTGTCAAAGTACTAAAATAAGCGTCATATTTTACCTCGCCGGCAGCTTTATGCCAAGCATCTAGCGTTTTGTTAATTTGATCTTTGTCGGTTTGCGCATTTGCAAAAGAAGTGACTAATAATAGAAGTAAAAGTGTTTTTTTCATGATAATATTTTATTTGAGTTTAAAGGTATAATTTTTTGAAACATATAGTGATATAAGAAAATTAAAGAAAACGAATTATTGCCACAAAGGCACCAGCGCGCAAAGTTTATTTTAAGATTCTCGGCGACTCTGTACCTTTGCAGCTTTGCAACTTTGTCCCTTACTAAATTATCTCACGTTTCTTATATGTTGTAATCGCGAAAAAACAATTATATTTGAGAGATTTTAAAATACCACCCCAATGAATTCAAAATTACTTATAAGTTCACTTGCTATAACTTCGCTTTTATTTGTTTCTTGTAAAAAAGAATTAGAGCCGCAGGAAAGTACAGCATCTTCTGAATTGGTAAGATTAGGACTTGCAAAAGATACTACAAAAACTGCTGCGCCGGTTGTGCAAACTCCTGCAGCAAATCCGAATACGGTTTTGAGCGACAATAAAGGACTTAATCCAGCACACGGACAGCCGGGACATCGTTGCGATATTGCAGTTGGAGCACCTTTGAATTCTGCACCGACACAGCAGGTACAAGCGGTTCAAGGACAAGCAGTTCAGGGACAAACTGCACAAGTAACTCCGAATCAAAAAAATGTGGTTACGACTACTACAACAACGCCTGTTAAAACTGCAAAAGGCATGAATCCGCCGCATGGACAACCAGGACATAGATGCGATATTCCTGTTGGAGCACCGTTGAATTCTCCTGCTGCCAAAACTACAGCGTCCACCACAAATGCAGCGCAAAGCGGATCTGTTACTCAGAATTTTACTGTAACGCCTCCGCCATCCAATACAGTTCCAGCGTTATTAAGCACTGAAAGTGCAGGGCAGGACACAGCAGTAGCAGACGGAATAAATCCAGCGCACGGAAAACCCGGTCACCGTTGTGATATTGCAGTTGGAGCGCCGCTGCCAAAATCTTAAAAGAAGAATCAAACTGATATAAAACAAAAAAGACGTTTCTAATTTGAAACGTCTTTTTTTATGATTGTAAAAACCCAAATATTAATGTGCTTTTATTTTTTCGAAAGTTGTAGTCAACGATTTTTTGACTTTAGCCAAAGCGCCGCTAAATGCTTTTTCAAGTGTATCTGCGTGTTCTGTAACAGTGATTGGCTGTAATTTTACAGGACGAACCTCGATTACACATTTTTTGTCCTGCAGACTGAATTTTTCTCCATTTTCATCTCCAAAATGAACTTCGATACG from Flavobacterium fluviale includes these protein-coding regions:
- a CDS encoding ammonium transporter, with the protein product MKIEKRWIISFIMISVVCTIGAFWPTVTENSYVLSEFGTIDNIVPADVAWMLTSSCLVLIMTPGLSFFYGGMVGKKNVISTMLQSFICLGVVTLLWVVVAFSLAFGDPVGFGSGDHFYSFFGNPTTFAFMDYVGVLPHKNLASTIPFMLFALFQMKFAIICPAIITGSFAERVRFISYLVFISLFTIFIYAPLCHAVWYPTGVLGSYFGVKDFAGGTVVHMSSGFAALAGVIVLGKRKNSQHIPTNIPFVLLGTGMLWFGWFGFNAGSALAANGTAAMAFATTTTSSAAAMLTWIFFDRMNGRKVSALGACIGAVVGLVAITPAAGYISVPESMFFGFVTALVSNTAVNCKYSKRFDDTLDVFACHGVGGIMGMILTAIFAHGEKASLLHGGWNVFGHHMMALVLVSVFTFFGAYFLFKVTNFIIPLRVSEESEHIGLDLSQHDESLDPKAQPITEPHYG
- a CDS encoding HPF/RaiA family ribosome-associated protein — protein: MKVQINTDKNIEGHARLEAYYSGELEKGLARFEDKITRIEVHFGDENGEKFSLQDKKCVIEVRPVKLQPITVTEHADTLEKAFSGALAKVKKSLTTTFEKIKAH
- the trmB gene encoding tRNA (guanosine(46)-N7)-methyltransferase TrmB, with product MGSKNKLKRFRENETFQNVFQPTREEVVGDLMPLKGKWNSDFFKNDNPLILELGCGKGEYSVGLAEKYPDKNFIGIDIKGARFWRGAKTAVEDGLHNVAFVRTQIELIDHIFAENEVDEIWITFPDPQIKYKRTKHRMTNSEFLKLYKKILKKDGVVNLKTDSEFMHGYTLGLLHGEGHEVLYANHNVYKNEGSPEVVTSIQTFYEKQYLEINKAITYIRFKIKD
- a CDS encoding MGMT family protein, producing the protein MTEENFFERVYTIARQIPYGKVTSYGAIAKALGAARSARMVGWAMNACHNMDDIPAHRVVNQKGLLTGKHHFDGTNLMQQLLENEGIKVVNNQIIDLEKHFWKPEVEL
- a CDS encoding nuclear transport factor 2 family protein, with amino-acid sequence MKKTLLLLLLVTSFANAQTDKDQINKTLDAWHKAAGEVKYDAYFSTLTDDAIYIGTDATENWTKKEFAIWAKPFFDKGTTWNFKALERHIFFDKTGKLAWFDELLDTQMKICRGSGVLVKVGKEWKIQHYVLSMTIPNDEVDAVTKIKTPIEDALIAKLQKK
- a CDS encoding LysE family transporter is translated as MVYLTPLLSGFIAAAIGIIPPGLINMTAAKINLKEGKKNAFWFVIGAVLVIFFQVYVAVLFARVIDNRPDVVTLLREVGFVIFSILTIYFLFIAKDPITKKKSKIKKSSKKSRFFLGMLLSSLNFFPIPYYVVVSVTLASYHLFVFENNIIFTFVLGSVIGSFAVLYSYIAFFGRIEKKTDYLMRNMNTIIGSITGLIAIVTLFNILNYYFG